The segment TGATACATAGGAAACCTCCAAAGGGTCCGATcagaatttatttttcaaaacctttttcttttttctaaaaaaaaagaaaaaaaaaaggacaataAGCAAAGCAAAAATGGGATGAAACAATGACCTTCTGAACCCATGTTACTATGTGATTAATAAGTGTgtgattgatttataaaattgtcTAACCCCTAACAAGTTTGTTCATTTCACATCAACTCTAGTTAGCTTTCGGTGGTTAGGTTTGTGGTAAACTGGCAGAGCACCCGTACTTTACCAGGTCTAAGGTAAGAGCGTCAATGACAACCAATACTAAAACTATGGTGAATCCAACGGACACTCCAATTGATTCAACAACAAGAGAGACAgtcaaagttgaagaaaatcgGACGCTGAGAAATATTATGGCACAATTGTGGCAAGACTGGGCCAATGGACAAGAACCACCAACGTCTATTCCTGGTTTTCCTGAGATCACTAGTATTCGATCTTCATCTTCTCAGGTCCCAATATCAGAACCTTTCTTCTCTCCAGGGTGTGGTCCATTTGATAATTGTAGGGCCGGGCCATCAATAACACGTCCTCAAGGCATGTCATTTAGGAATACTCCCACTGTCACAACAGCTGCACCGGTCTATACACTCCCACAACCGACTGTGACGCAAAGAACAGCTCAAGACGGACAGTTCACCACTCATCCGAAGCAGTACTATACTCCTGGGATAGAATTTGGGGGCCCTAAATCTGTTCAATTCGGCTCCCCTATTGATGTTGAGAGGCCCACTCCAGGCTCAGAGCAAGaagaaatgttgaaaaaaatgaaaagcatCGAGCAACACATGAAGGGCATGCAAGAGTTAGGAGGGCACAAAAGTGTCGCATTCAAAGACTTGTGTATGTTCCCAAATGTCCACCTGCCACCTGGGTTCAAAACCCCTAAGTTTGATAAGTATGATGGACACGGTGATCCCATAGCCCACCTTAAGAGATACTGTAATCAACTTCGGGGTGCAAGGGGTAAAGAAGAATTGCTCATGGCTTATTTTGGTGAAAGCCTGACTGGTGTTGCCTCAGAATGGTTTATAGGTCAAGAGATTTCCCACTGGCACATATGGGATGATATGGCTCAAGATTTTGTTAGACAATTTCAGTACAATGTCGACATTATGCCAGATCGTAATACATTCTCCAATACAAGAAAAAAACCAAGTGAAAGCTTCAGAGAATATGCTATCAAATAGAGGGAACAAGCAGCCCGAGTTAAGCCCCCATTAAATGAGCAAGAATTGGTTGATATCTTTATAGAGGCTCAAGATCCTGACTACttccaccacctcacagccgcAATGCGAAGACCGTTTCACACAGTAATCAAAAATGGGGAAATGGTCGAAAGTGGTCTCAAAACAGGAAGGATCGTGAGCCAGGCAACAATCAAAGCTACCACACAGGCCATTCAAGGTGGTTCAACAAGTTTTGGAAATCGTAAAAGGAAAGAGGAAGTTATTTCATTGGCATTAGGGTCAAGAGGAGCTCAGAGAAAGTCTAATTGTCCTTACACATCAGTTCAGGGACAACTTAGCTATCCTCAGCATTACTACCCTTATGCTCTTCAATATCCAGTATCTCCATCTCCGTACACGGTCTTAAATGCTCAGTCATATGTGCATCCTCCCAATCGCCCATATTTTTAGGCCCCATCTCAAGGAAACTTTCTCCCACAACGGCCACCCTATCAGGTACCTTACAACTCTCCTCTTATGCGGAATTATGCTCAAGATCAAGCACAGAAAAAGAAATTCACTCCATTAGAGAAGTCGTACTCCAGCTTGTTTCAGAAGTTAAGAAAGATAGGAGCGATTGAGTGCATCCCACCACATCGTCTGAATCCAAATGCTCCAGGTTTCCAAGCCAATGAAAGATGTGAATACCATTCAGGAGCCCCAGGACACAACACTGATAATTGTTGGACCTTGAAGGGAGCAATAGAGAAGCTGATCGAGCATGGAGTTGTTATTGTGACAGATGATCTAAACACTCCCAATGTGACAAATAACCCACTTCCAGCTGAAAACAACTTAGTGGGAATGGTTTGTGATGATCAAGAGTACAAACTCCTCAGCAAAATGGGAAAGTTGTTTAGGAAGATCGGAGAAGAAGACAAGTCAATGAAGAGTTTAAAAAAAGTTGCATCTCTGAGTGCCGAAGGTGTCAATCTTGACACCAAAGTCTTCAAAGGGGATTGAAGTTCGAGCAGCTATGCCAAAGTTGGATGTATCAAAAGGCTTTTCATTAACACAATATGATCAAAGTAGCATTACCAAGTTGAAAGAGCCTATTTTTGTTAGGCCCGTTCAACAGCTTCCAGTAATTGATTCAAAGGTTGTCCCTTGGAACTATAACAAAACCGCAGTGGTTTATCAAGGAAAGGAGATTGTCGAAGAAGTTAATGAAGCGGGAGGTTTGACACGCTCCGGAAGATGTTATTCTCTAGAAGAATTAAGAAAAGGCAAGATGACTGAAAATATCCAAGTACCACTAAAGAAAGCAGTTACTGAAGAAGCAAATGTAGAATTTCTAAAAAAGCTTAAGGTTCCAGATTACTCTGTCGTGGAACAATTGATGAAGACGCCTGCACAAATTTCACTGTTGTCTCTACTTTTGCACTCAGAAGAACATTGTCTTGTGTTGAATAAGGTTTTGAATGAAGCACATGTACCAAAAGAGACCACAGTAAGTCAGTTGGAGAATATGACCAGGCGCGTCTTCGAGTCAAATGCCATCACTTTCAGTAATGATGAGTTGCCCAAGGAGGGAGCTGGACACAACAAAGCTTTGcatcttacagtgacatgtgaAGATTACTATGTAAAGAGATTTATGATAGATGGAGGGTCAAGGGTTGACATATGTCCTCTTTCTACGCTGCAAAGCTTGAAAGTTAATACTGACAGAATTCACCCCAGTAATGTATTTGTGCGAGCTTATGACGGCTCAAGGAGGGATACCATTGGTGAAATCAAGTTAAACATGACAATTGGGCCAGTAGTCTTTACGATTGTGTTCCAAGTAATGGATATGGAAACATCTTATAATTTTCTACTAGGAAGGCCATGGATCCACATGGCTCGAGCCGTCCCATCAACCCTACATCAAGTTGTCAAGTTTGAATACAACAATCAGGAAATCACTGTTCATGGGGAAGATGATTCACCTATTTACAGAGATCCATCCATCCCATACATTAAGGCAAAGAAAAGATGTGATTCTGTTGTTTACCAGTCTTTTGAGGTTGTATCATTCAATCGCTTTAAAGAAGGACAACCTATCATCCAATAATGTATCTCTTCTTCCGCTTCAATGGTAGCAACGACGATGCTCAAATATGGTTATCAACCCGGTAAAGGTTTGGGAGTATATTCGCAAGGAATCGTGGATCCCATTACTCTTTTAGGAAACCAAGGAACCTCTGGCCTCGGATACAATCAAAGCAAGAGAAATGGAGATAAAGCTAAGAACCACAAAAGGATTGATTGGTCGTTGCCACAACCGATTCCCCATATTTCTCATTCTTTTATCAAACCGCAGGGTTCAGAATTGAAAGATTCATTCACTCTTGAAGACAATGAAGAAATCATTGAGGATCTCAGTCAGTTTTTTTGTGAAGTAAATATGGTCCAAGTTGGTGAAGGCACAAGTCATGCCAATATGCAGCTCGTGGGCTCAGGTGTTGAGTTAAACAATTGGGAAGCCACTCCTTTCCCCATAAGGAAGGAGTCGTGGTAGTTTGTTTGCTActcttttgtattttgttgttcTCAGGGTTGTTGTCCGAATAGTTCAAAGTATTTTCTTATTGTCAACCCTTCTGTCCCTTTTGATGtcaatgaaatgaaatttcagctt is part of the Solanum lycopersicum chromosome 1, SLM_r2.1 genome and harbors:
- the LOC104645969 gene encoding uncharacterized protein, with the protein product MVNPTDTPIDSTTRETVKVEENRTLRNIMAQLWQDWANGQEPPTSIPGFPEITSIRSSSSQVPISEPFFSPGCGPFDNCRAGPSITRPQGMSFRNTPTVTTAAPVYTLPQPTVTQRTAQDGQFTTHPKQYYTPGIEFGGPKSVQFGSPIDVERPTPGSEQEEMLKKMKSIEQHMKGMQELGGHKSVAFKDLCMFPNVHLPPGFKTPKFDKYDGHGDPIAHLKRYCNQLRGARGKEELLMAYFGESLTGVASEWFIGQEISHWHIWDDMAQDFVRQFQYNVDIMPDRNTFSNTRKKPSESFREYAIK